A genomic segment from Cyanobacteria bacterium GSL.Bin1 encodes:
- a CDS encoding IS1182 family transposase, translating into MRPEPWNPTIKLSKKEQKIVKLIKRAKLFVFLREMRHLLFDEAFQEELSKMYAEADKGHPPVPPAQLALTTILQAYTGASDAEAIEALTMDRRWQLVVDCLDCEQAPFAQATLVRFRQALIIHQLDRRLIERTVELAKTSKKFGSRQLRAALDSSPLWGAAKVEDTYNLLGHALKKALSVIARQQGRELTEIASEMEADLVAGSSLKAALDLNWDDPNERNLALGMVLGVLSQVETHLEGEAETKSHPVVLSSLEAAQQIETQDVEIDEQGEVKLRKGVAKNRRIAIEDEEMRHGRKNRTKRFDGYKRHLLKDLDTELVRAVGITMANEAEASVTEAISVDLEHQKAKLSELHIDRAYLSSSLVKNRDPELRIYCKAWRVSNGSKFAKSAFVLDWDSGTITCPNQVTLPFREGGKVQFPKATCANCPLRQKCTTSKKGRSISIHPDEKFIAELRARQLTPVGRAKLRERVAVEHSLSHIGRWQGNQARYVGVRKNLFDLRRTAVVHNLHVLVRLLKDDPELFVSKLGTA; encoded by the coding sequence ATGCGCCCAGAACCTTGGAATCCGACCATTAAGTTATCAAAAAAAGAGCAGAAAATCGTTAAACTCATTAAAAGAGCCAAACTATTCGTGTTTCTGCGAGAAATGCGCCACTTATTGTTTGACGAAGCTTTCCAAGAAGAACTATCCAAGATGTATGCAGAAGCGGACAAAGGTCATCCTCCTGTTCCCCCAGCACAACTGGCTTTGACGACAATCTTACAAGCTTATACGGGGGCATCCGATGCGGAAGCCATTGAAGCTCTGACCATGGATCGGCGATGGCAATTGGTGGTGGATTGTCTTGATTGTGAACAAGCTCCTTTTGCTCAAGCCACCCTGGTGAGATTTCGACAAGCTCTGATCATTCATCAACTTGACCGACGGTTGATAGAGCGAACGGTGGAACTGGCAAAAACAAGCAAAAAGTTCGGGTCACGGCAATTGCGAGCCGCCCTGGATTCTTCACCGTTATGGGGAGCAGCCAAGGTAGAAGATACCTATAATTTGTTGGGACACGCTCTGAAAAAAGCGTTGAGCGTGATAGCTCGTCAACAGGGGCGGGAGTTGACGGAAATTGCCTCCGAAATGGAGGCTGACTTGGTGGCAGGGTCAAGCTTGAAAGCAGCATTGGACTTAAATTGGGATGACCCCAATGAGAGGAATTTGGCTTTAGGTATGGTATTGGGAGTATTATCCCAAGTGGAAACTCACTTAGAGGGAGAAGCAGAAACTAAGTCTCATCCCGTGGTTCTCTCCAGCTTAGAAGCTGCTCAACAAATAGAAACACAGGATGTAGAAATAGATGAGCAGGGGGAAGTTAAATTACGAAAAGGGGTTGCTAAAAACCGACGCATTGCCATTGAAGATGAAGAAATGCGACATGGAAGAAAAAACCGCACCAAAAGGTTTGATGGTTATAAGCGTCATCTTCTCAAAGATTTAGACACAGAGCTCGTTCGAGCCGTGGGGATCACCATGGCTAATGAGGCTGAGGCTTCAGTGACTGAAGCAATCTCCGTCGATTTAGAGCATCAGAAAGCTAAGTTAAGCGAGTTACATATTGATCGAGCTTACTTGAGTAGCTCCTTGGTCAAAAATCGAGACCCAGAATTGAGGATCTACTGTAAAGCTTGGCGAGTATCTAATGGCAGTAAATTCGCCAAATCTGCTTTTGTTTTGGATTGGGACTCAGGAACCATTACTTGTCCTAATCAGGTCACTTTACCCTTCCGTGAGGGAGGCAAAGTGCAGTTTCCTAAAGCGACTTGTGCCAATTGCCCTCTGAGACAAAAGTGTACCACCAGCAAGAAAGGACGTAGTATTTCTATTCACCCTGATGAGAAATTCATTGCTGAGTTACGAGCCCGTCAATTAACTCCTGTGGGTCGAGCTAAATTACGGGAACGAGTAGCTGTGGAGCATAGCTTATCACACATCGGTCGCTGGCAAGGAAATCAAGCTCGCTACGTTGGCGTGCGAAAAAACTTATTTGACTTACGTCGCACGGCGGTTGTTCATAATCTTCATGTACTGGTAAGACTTTTAAAAGACGACCCAGAGCTATTTGTTTCAAAATTAGGCACTGCCTAG